Proteins from one Lacrimispora sphenoides genomic window:
- a CDS encoding 6-phosphogluconolactonase, whose protein sequence is MNNLELHIRSFNDREEMGRQAARDIADKLKEVIIKKGQARVIFASAPSQDEMLNHLAQEDVDWSKVVGFHMDEYRGLDGEDERLFGSYIKNHLFNKVTIGKYYLMNPSNDEEAEIKRYCALLQESPIDICCMGIGENGHLAFNEPEYADFNDPSVMKLVTLDPICRQQQVNDGCFETIDLVPTKALTLTIPTLFASEFIFCAVPGETKRDILIKTFSADVNEKIPATILKKHNNCTIYTDQNVIGRE, encoded by the coding sequence ATGAATAACTTAGAATTACATATTAGATCTTTTAATGATCGTGAGGAAATGGGACGACAAGCGGCTCGTGATATTGCAGACAAATTAAAGGAAGTAATCATAAAAAAAGGACAGGCAAGGGTGATTTTTGCATCAGCTCCTTCCCAGGATGAGATGCTGAACCACTTGGCACAGGAAGATGTTGATTGGTCCAAGGTGGTTGGATTTCACATGGATGAATACCGAGGATTAGATGGGGAGGATGAGAGGTTATTTGGCTCTTACATTAAAAATCATTTGTTCAACAAGGTTACTATAGGAAAATATTACTTAATGAATCCGAGTAATGACGAAGAGGCTGAAATAAAACGGTATTGTGCGCTTTTGCAAGAAAGTCCCATAGATATCTGCTGCATGGGAATTGGAGAAAACGGCCATTTAGCATTTAATGAACCAGAATATGCAGATTTCAATGATCCCAGTGTAATGAAGCTAGTTACCTTAGATCCAATCTGCCGTCAGCAGCAGGTAAACGATGGATGCTTTGAAACAATTGATCTAGTACCGACTAAAGCATTGACTTTGACTATCCCCACACTGTTTGCGTCTGAATTTATTTTTTGTGCCGTACCGGGTGAAACCAAGAGAGATATTCTGATTAAAACATTCAGCGCAGACGTGAATGAAAAGATTCCTGCAACAATACTAAAAAAACATAATAATTGCACGATATATACCGATCAAAATGTGATTGGCCGGGAGTAA
- a CDS encoding N-acetylglucosamine-6-phosphate deacetylase, whose protein sequence is MSEEIVDLTKGKISPMVRKKLESIDKPGRFIISPALIDIQINGFSGIDFNDEKLKVEDIEYVSKVLAGQGIGFYCPTIITNSEEKIDYLLNVIKQATEQFELCKKMILGIHLEGPFISKEDGPRGAHPLEFVTAPNVKLIQRWKEISNNLVKIITVSPEWENIDEFFDYCIKRNILVSIGHTSANTGQIEQAVRHGAACSTHLGNGSHSLLKRHPNYIWDQLSYDQLYASIIADGHHLPDNVIKIFAKVKKEKLILISDATQFSGKQPGDYETLIGGKVTLTKEKRLYVADHPEYLAGSAMGLLDILKYIKKSNVLDLEYAISCGTNHPMDMLKRVCKFNNDAIIVFYESEDDLEYLGTYDEVLD, encoded by the coding sequence ATGAGTGAAGAAATCGTTGATTTAACTAAGGGGAAAATATCTCCGATGGTTCGAAAGAAATTAGAGTCTATTGATAAGCCGGGAAGGTTTATAATCTCTCCAGCTCTAATTGATATTCAGATAAATGGTTTTTCCGGAATTGATTTTAATGACGAAAAGTTAAAAGTGGAAGATATTGAATATGTTTCAAAGGTATTGGCTGGTCAGGGGATAGGATTTTATTGTCCTACTATTATCACAAATAGTGAAGAAAAAATAGATTACTTGTTAAATGTGATTAAGCAGGCGACAGAGCAATTTGAACTTTGCAAGAAAATGATTCTGGGAATACATTTAGAGGGACCTTTTATATCAAAGGAGGATGGGCCCAGGGGGGCTCATCCGTTAGAGTTTGTAACAGCTCCGAACGTTAAATTAATACAGCGGTGGAAAGAAATTTCAAATAATTTAGTCAAAATAATTACGGTATCTCCTGAATGGGAAAATATTGATGAATTTTTTGACTACTGTATTAAACGTAATATTTTAGTATCGATTGGGCATACATCAGCAAATACCGGTCAGATTGAACAAGCGGTTCGCCACGGCGCGGCCTGCTCTACGCATCTGGGTAATGGGAGCCATTCGCTTTTGAAAAGACATCCTAATTATATTTGGGATCAGCTAAGTTACGACCAGTTATATGCATCAATTATTGCGGATGGGCATCATTTGCCGGATAATGTAATTAAAATTTTTGCAAAAGTAAAAAAAGAAAAATTAATATTGATAAGTGATGCAACTCAATTTTCGGGCAAACAACCAGGTGATTATGAAACTCTGATTGGTGGTAAAGTGACTCTTACAAAAGAAAAAAGATTATATGTTGCTGACCACCCGGAATATTTAGCAGGTTCTGCCATGGGCTTGTTGGACATTTTAAAATATATAAAAAAATCAAATGTGTTAGATTTAGAATATGCTATTAGCTGTGGAACAAATCATCCGATGGACATGTTAAAAAGGGTGTGCAAATTTAATAATGATGCTATAATAGTATTTTATGAGAGTGAAGACGATTTAGAGTATTTAGGTACATATGATGAGGTGTTGGATTAA
- a CDS encoding DUF4127 family protein — protein sequence MKKVLYIPLDERACNYANIIRMFRAIDDVCLIYPERCLLPNKKEPADINAMWEFVKHNIKDCDYAVLSIEMLFYGGLLPSRIHNKRDEQEITEFAVKLRTLKEENLECKIFVSSLIMRTPRYSSSEQEPEYYEIYGERIFKFGVLKDKSNRGIITDEEQQEYCKLKSEIPTEIIHDFESRRAFNRNVISEVVQLLKEGVFEFLVIPQDDSYPFGYTSIDQQHIYSLVKKENLNNQILMYPGADEFGYTLTARVVNQVRGLTPNIFVFYSSVSGEFVVPKYEDRVIGESLKSHVLAVGGRLTNNPDSADIILAYNTPAKEMIEASGQFEHNIHYDRERNLPYFVNEIVYYLNKNRYMAVCDCAYANGGDFQLLNMLNAGTKLVSNIKSYHAWNTNCNTLGSTLSESCVFLQASEHKVKENLISSIFEDVFYEGKIRKEFIDEYLPEHEEVSYFNIQKRITEITEITRRRVLALYDSVLSNNNGLKIERVSIGFPWNRLFNGDFQVTLKDK from the coding sequence ATGAAAAAAGTACTTTATATTCCATTGGATGAAAGAGCTTGTAACTATGCCAATATTATCAGAATGTTTCGCGCAATTGATGATGTATGTCTTATCTATCCGGAAAGATGTCTACTGCCCAATAAAAAAGAACCTGCCGATATCAATGCCATGTGGGAGTTCGTGAAACATAACATAAAAGATTGTGATTATGCAGTGCTATCCATTGAAATGCTTTTCTATGGTGGATTACTGCCATCCCGCATTCACAATAAAAGGGACGAACAGGAAATTACTGAATTTGCGGTAAAATTGCGTACTCTAAAAGAAGAAAATCTGGAGTGTAAAATCTTTGTTTCCAGTTTAATAATGCGAACACCAAGATATAGCAGCAGTGAACAGGAACCTGAGTATTATGAAATATATGGCGAACGGATTTTTAAGTTTGGTGTTTTAAAGGACAAGAGCAACAGGGGGATTATAACAGATGAGGAGCAGCAGGAATATTGTAAATTGAAAAGTGAAATTCCTACGGAAATAATCCATGATTTTGAATCCCGAAGGGCATTTAATCGGAATGTGATAAGTGAAGTGGTTCAACTGCTAAAGGAGGGTGTTTTTGAGTTCTTAGTAATACCGCAGGATGACTCCTATCCGTTTGGTTATACGTCTATCGACCAACAGCATATTTATAGTCTGGTAAAAAAGGAAAACCTAAATAATCAGATATTAATGTACCCGGGGGCTGATGAATTTGGCTATACCCTCACTGCAAGAGTTGTCAATCAAGTCAGAGGTTTAACCCCGAATATATTTGTGTTTTATTCTTCTGTTTCCGGCGAATTTGTGGTTCCTAAATATGAGGACAGGGTGATAGGTGAAAGCTTGAAATCTCATGTTCTGGCAGTTGGCGGACGGTTGACCAACAATCCGGATTCAGCAGATATTATTTTGGCTTATAACACACCGGCAAAAGAAATGATAGAAGCCAGCGGACAGTTTGAACATAATATCCATTACGACCGGGAAAGAAATCTTCCGTATTTTGTAAATGAAATCGTTTACTATTTAAATAAAAACAGGTACATGGCTGTCTGTGACTGCGCGTACGCAAATGGCGGGGATTTTCAACTGCTCAATATGTTGAATGCAGGGACAAAGCTGGTTTCGAACATTAAGAGTTATCATGCTTGGAATACAAATTGTAATACACTTGGCAGTACATTGTCTGAATCTTGTGTTTTTCTGCAGGCATCGGAACATAAGGTAAAGGAAAATCTTATATCCAGTATTTTTGAAGATGTATTTTATGAAGGAAAAATACGAAAAGAGTTTATAGATGAATATCTGCCTGAACATGAGGAAGTTTCGTATTTTAACATACAAAAAAGAATCACTGAAATAACGGAAATTACCCGTCGCAGAGTACTTGCTCTTTATGATTCTGTTTTAAGCAACAATAACGGATTAAAGATAGAGAGAGTATCGATTGGTTTTCCTTGGAATCGATTATTTAATGGGGATTTTCAAGTCACACTAAAAGACAAGTAA
- a CDS encoding ROK family protein produces MEKVGPAILREINRRKVLKLIRQNRPISRKEIVGLTKLGKNTISLIAEDLIHENVIYEAYTENKKQAGRPTVALDFQADGMLILGIVLSAKIITGTVYNYGLSTVRHYEEPVQPKENLVDKLMNFIKNVSSDYPALFGISIAIPGIVNSGKGVIEKSFQLKWENVNLKEMLESFFEGKVFLCNTVKSVALLQYEVALNKPESAFFMNIDKGLGGAYIRKNKALYGKNGCACEIGQMLVSISDDQNDQTVEAFYNSIIGSYECISKIKKEDIERITNMIFKLIINLNYLFDPEKIFLYGSTINHNLFKESLTAKKIPANVSFCEQLDNNLASAYALINDFENGIEY; encoded by the coding sequence GTGGAAAAAGTAGGACCGGCAATTTTGAGAGAAATAAACAGGCGAAAAGTATTGAAGCTAATCAGACAAAACAGACCGATTTCGAGAAAAGAAATAGTCGGTTTAACTAAGCTGGGTAAAAACACGATTTCATTGATAGCGGAAGATTTAATTCATGAAAATGTGATATACGAAGCATACACAGAGAACAAGAAACAAGCAGGCAGGCCTACCGTTGCTTTAGATTTTCAGGCAGACGGAATGTTAATCCTTGGTATTGTTTTATCTGCGAAAATTATTACCGGAACGGTGTACAACTATGGATTGAGTACTGTCAGGCATTATGAAGAACCTGTGCAGCCGAAAGAGAATCTCGTGGATAAGTTAATGAATTTTATCAAAAATGTTTCAAGCGATTACCCTGCTTTGTTTGGTATATCAATTGCAATTCCCGGAATTGTCAATTCCGGGAAAGGCGTAATAGAAAAATCATTTCAATTAAAATGGGAAAATGTCAATTTGAAAGAAATGTTGGAAAGTTTCTTTGAAGGAAAAGTTTTCTTGTGTAATACGGTAAAAAGTGTAGCATTATTGCAGTATGAAGTAGCACTGAATAAACCGGAATCAGCATTCTTTATGAATATTGATAAGGGTTTGGGGGGAGCTTATATCCGGAAAAACAAAGCGCTTTATGGGAAAAATGGATGTGCTTGCGAAATTGGTCAAATGTTAGTTTCGATTTCAGATGATCAAAACGACCAAACAGTTGAAGCGTTCTATAATAGTATTATTGGAAGTTACGAATGTATTTCGAAAATAAAAAAAGAAGATATTGAAAGAATCACAAACATGATTTTTAAGTTAATTATAAATTTGAATTATCTATTCGATCCTGAAAAGATATTTTTATATGGTTCAACGATTAATCATAATTTATTTAAGGAGTCATTAACAGCCAAAAAAATACCAGCCAACGTATCTTTTTGTGAGCAGCTGGATAATAATTTAGCTTCTGCATATGCACTGATTAATGATTTTGAAAATGGGATAGAGTATTAA
- a CDS encoding ABC transporter substrate-binding protein yields MFNIKKKIAVSAITMGLVIGTMGCGGAAPGTAQKTDGDKESIEFWTISLQPTFNEYFGKLIAEFENANPNVTIDWKDYPKDTIQDKLLTSIASDNAPDVVNLNADMILTLGDKSALANAEEYISDETKNSFFDGIYGATKVEEQVLALPWYTTIPIIYINESLLKDANISTENYPTTAAEYYDWAIDVTKKTNLYGMAMEANIREILGSAGVPVFNEDYTELLINKPEAVEVIKEFQKLYEDSANPKENLDQETRAQLYNSKQVVSVYSGTTFVNKFKTTAPDVYQNTTVIPVPFEHSVTTTMYLGVPDKSKHKEMAFKFAEFVSNPDNQLEFSKTANTIPSTKKTIEDPYFKESDGSLEAQIKIAAASGLEKSMEIPVPQHILEKVNRDLQDILFNDKDVQEGLDKIVEEVNKQLKD; encoded by the coding sequence ATGTTTAATATCAAAAAGAAAATTGCTGTTTCTGCGATAACAATGGGATTAGTAATTGGAACAATGGGATGTGGTGGTGCAGCCCCTGGTACTGCTCAGAAGACTGATGGAGACAAAGAATCGATAGAATTTTGGACCATATCGTTACAGCCGACTTTTAACGAATATTTTGGAAAATTGATCGCTGAATTTGAAAACGCAAATCCAAACGTAACGATCGACTGGAAAGACTACCCGAAGGATACGATTCAGGATAAATTATTGACCTCTATAGCCAGTGACAATGCACCGGATGTAGTGAACCTGAACGCAGATATGATCTTAACACTTGGAGATAAATCTGCTTTAGCAAATGCAGAAGAATATATTTCGGATGAAACCAAAAATTCATTTTTTGACGGAATTTACGGAGCAACTAAAGTGGAAGAACAGGTACTGGCATTACCTTGGTATACAACAATACCGATTATCTATATTAATGAAAGTCTTTTAAAAGATGCAAATATCTCCACGGAAAATTATCCAACTACCGCAGCAGAATACTATGATTGGGCAATTGATGTCACAAAAAAGACAAACTTATATGGAATGGCAATGGAAGCGAATATCCGTGAAATCTTAGGCTCTGCGGGGGTTCCGGTATTTAATGAAGATTATACAGAATTACTGATTAATAAACCGGAAGCGGTTGAAGTCATTAAAGAGTTTCAAAAATTGTATGAGGACAGTGCCAATCCGAAAGAAAATCTGGATCAGGAGACAAGAGCTCAATTATACAATTCAAAACAAGTTGTGTCTGTTTATTCCGGTACCACGTTTGTTAACAAATTCAAGACAACCGCACCGGATGTGTATCAAAATACCACGGTTATCCCGGTACCTTTTGAGCATAGTGTAACAACAACCATGTACTTAGGTGTTCCGGATAAATCGAAACATAAAGAGATGGCATTTAAATTTGCAGAGTTTGTTTCGAATCCTGACAATCAGTTGGAATTTTCAAAAACTGCAAATACGATACCTTCTACGAAAAAAACCATTGAAGACCCTTATTTTAAAGAAAGTGATGGTTCGTTAGAAGCACAAATCAAAATAGCGGCAGCTTCCGGTCTGGAAAAATCTATGGAAATTCCTGTACCCCAGCATATTTTGGAAAAAGTAAACCGCGATTTACAGGATATTTTATTTAATGACAAAGATGTGCAGGAAGGGTTGGACAAAATTGTAGAAGAAGTTAATAAACAACTCAAAGATTAA
- a CDS encoding alcohol dehydrogenase catalytic domain-containing protein gives MKSCIITSPFHFEVREVPIPEPGAGEVLIQMKAAGVCGSDMHIFKGENPCSSYPLIPGHENAGVIAKVGEGVENVKVGDHVVVDLIITCGTCYQCTHGREEVCEQVLVRGSGTDGGWREYFTAPADDVYKIDDNIPWQNAALIEPIAIGAHCTKRARVVADDTVFILGTGTIGTIILQACKVHGAKVICCDVDDKLLERAKGYGADYVINSKNENIIERIAEITDGHGCTVAFDSACFPGSLELVMQYGIVCNAGRVVPLGFCDKPEAISQADINKRELDIIGTRMSAYQFKPVAQNMADGKYQLEGLATTFVKFSEIEKVFENIINPAPEVKKTVILFD, from the coding sequence ATGAAATCTTGTATAATTACCAGTCCGTTTCACTTTGAAGTAAGAGAAGTACCGATTCCGGAACCGGGAGCGGGTGAGGTATTAATTCAGATGAAAGCCGCCGGTGTATGCGGCAGTGATATGCATATTTTCAAGGGTGAGAATCCCTGTTCCAGCTATCCGCTGATACCGGGGCATGAGAATGCCGGAGTCATTGCGAAGGTTGGCGAAGGTGTAGAGAATGTGAAAGTCGGCGATCATGTAGTGGTTGATTTGATTATCACATGTGGCACCTGTTATCAGTGTACCCATGGACGTGAAGAAGTCTGCGAGCAGGTATTGGTGCGGGGCAGCGGAACGGATGGCGGCTGGAGAGAATACTTTACCGCCCCGGCAGATGATGTCTATAAGATTGATGACAATATTCCGTGGCAGAATGCGGCACTGATCGAGCCGATTGCGATCGGGGCTCACTGCACTAAGAGAGCAAGGGTTGTGGCCGATGATACGGTTTTCATCTTGGGAACCGGAACGATTGGAACGATTATTCTACAAGCTTGTAAAGTACACGGTGCGAAAGTAATTTGCTGTGATGTTGATGATAAATTGCTGGAGCGTGCCAAAGGGTATGGTGCGGATTACGTGATTAACAGCAAGAACGAGAATATTATTGAGAGAATTGCCGAGATAACGGACGGACATGGATGTACCGTTGCTTTTGATAGTGCCTGTTTCCCCGGCAGCCTAGAATTAGTGATGCAGTATGGGATTGTCTGCAATGCCGGACGGGTGGTACCGCTGGGCTTTTGCGACAAGCCGGAGGCCATCAGCCAGGCAGATATCAATAAGAGAGAACTAGACATTATTGGTACCCGCATGAGTGCTTATCAGTTTAAACCGGTTGCACAGAATATGGCAGATGGCAAATATCAGCTGGAAGGCCTGGCAACCACATTTGTAAAATTCAGTGAGATAGAGAAAGTGTTTGAAAATATTATAAATCCGGCCCCGGAAGTAAAGAAGACCGTTATTTTATTTGATTAA
- a CDS encoding SDR family NAD(P)-dependent oxidoreductase, giving the protein MISNKFDVTGKHCIITGGAQGLSRGMAEGLLEAGCKVVIVDVQKDKLESVVAGYQSQGYEAFSVAGNLADREDIDRIFNECMEILDGKLDVLIPAAGVQRRHLPEEFPLEEWDLVIDINLNHVFIMIQKALKVMLQQSTGGKIINIGSMVTWFGGTTVPAYTATKGAVSQLTKSLAVDCAGRNININCICPGYMDTEMCANMTQARKDECALRIPAGRWGTPEDLKGPVLFLASAASDYLNGATIPVDGGYLVK; this is encoded by the coding sequence ATGATATCCAATAAATTTGATGTGACAGGAAAACATTGTATCATTACTGGTGGGGCTCAGGGCTTATCCCGCGGAATGGCTGAAGGTCTGCTGGAGGCCGGTTGTAAAGTAGTAATTGTGGATGTACAGAAAGATAAATTAGAATCTGTGGTGGCCGGTTATCAGTCACAGGGATACGAAGCTTTCAGCGTTGCCGGAAACCTTGCCGATCGTGAGGATATTGACCGTATCTTCAATGAATGTATGGAGATTCTGGATGGTAAGCTCGATGTACTGATTCCGGCTGCTGGGGTACAGAGAAGACATCTGCCGGAGGAGTTTCCGCTGGAGGAGTGGGATCTGGTCATTGATATCAACCTGAATCATGTTTTTATCATGATTCAGAAAGCGTTAAAGGTGATGCTGCAGCAGTCCACCGGGGGTAAGATTATCAACATTGGTTCCATGGTTACCTGGTTTGGCGGGACAACAGTGCCGGCTTACACTGCAACTAAGGGAGCGGTATCTCAGCTGACTAAGAGCCTGGCAGTTGACTGTGCCGGGCGGAATATCAATATCAACTGTATTTGCCCGGGTTATATGGACACGGAAATGTGTGCCAATATGACACAGGCCCGCAAGGATGAGTGTGCGCTTCGCATTCCTGCCGGTCGCTGGGGAACGCCGGAGGATTTAAAAGGACCGGTATTATTTCTGGCATCCGCAGCTTCAGATTATTTAAACGGTGCAACAATTCCGGTTGATGGCGGTTATTTGGTAAAGTAG
- a CDS encoding carbohydrate ABC transporter permease has protein sequence MKNKKNHLKSETAYAWVTMLPGLLILAVFVFWPLIYSIPLAFTDYSVVGDMHFVGMKNFGKAFSDSDFIAALKNSIQYVIIVPIIQLISLAFAVALNQKMRGVKVFRTLFYFPVITSTVAVSIVWSWLLSSGGLINKILLGTNILSEKISWLSNDQTALWVLMFITTWKGVGYYMVIYLAGLQSVPGELTEAARIDRASSIQIFFKILIPMLKPQVVMCSLMSVMSAIKVFDEPFVLTKGGPGNSTLTASLYIYQKGFQNFDFGYAAALSLILSVIILFFSLFVKLYNRKKLR, from the coding sequence ATGAAAAATAAAAAAAATCATTTAAAGTCCGAAACTGCATATGCCTGGGTAACTATGTTACCCGGGCTGCTCATTTTAGCAGTGTTTGTTTTTTGGCCTCTGATATACAGTATTCCATTGGCATTTACAGACTATTCTGTAGTAGGGGATATGCATTTTGTAGGCATGAAGAATTTTGGGAAAGCATTTTCAGATTCGGATTTTATAGCCGCTCTTAAAAACTCAATTCAATATGTAATTATTGTTCCAATTATTCAGTTGATATCTCTTGCATTTGCGGTTGCGCTGAATCAGAAGATGAGGGGAGTAAAAGTATTTCGAACTCTTTTCTATTTTCCGGTAATTACATCTACGGTAGCGGTATCGATCGTATGGAGCTGGTTGTTAAGCAGTGGAGGACTGATTAACAAAATATTATTGGGAACCAATATTCTTTCTGAAAAAATCAGTTGGCTTTCCAATGATCAGACTGCTTTGTGGGTATTAATGTTTATTACCACCTGGAAGGGTGTCGGATATTATATGGTAATATATTTGGCGGGCTTACAATCGGTTCCCGGCGAATTAACAGAGGCAGCAAGAATTGACAGGGCTAGTAGCATTCAGATTTTTTTCAAAATACTAATCCCAATGCTGAAACCACAGGTTGTGATGTGCTCATTAATGAGTGTGATGAGTGCAATCAAGGTCTTTGATGAACCTTTCGTACTAACCAAAGGAGGTCCGGGAAACTCAACCTTAACTGCAAGTTTGTACATATACCAAAAGGGGTTTCAAAATTTTGATTTTGGATATGCAGCTGCGCTTAGTCTGATATTGAGTGTAATCATTTTATTCTTTAGCTTATTTGTAAAACTCTATAATCGAAAAAAATTAAGGTGA
- a CDS encoding carbohydrate ABC transporter permease → MMNRKIKKTFTYLILICISVIMVGPFLWLLLSSLLPNTNVYDFPYNVKLQSFSISNFTGVFEFVDFGSYIWNTVLISGASVFLNALIASMTAYPLAKLNFKGKDILFTIIISAMIIPSTAAMVVNYLTITKLGLSDSYLGVILPTSVTIFNIFNMRQAFLNIPDSIRESGRMDGASELRIFFSLIMPMVKPSIAVVVLFQFMASWNDFLWPMIVLNSTNKYPLSAALTMLNGQFAYNFGWVAAGTVLSILPTLFIFVLTQDMFVDGVSGANKG, encoded by the coding sequence ATGATGAACAGAAAAATTAAAAAAACATTTACTTATTTGATTTTGATTTGCATCAGCGTAATTATGGTTGGACCATTTCTTTGGCTGCTGCTTTCCTCTCTGCTTCCGAATACGAATGTATATGATTTTCCATACAATGTAAAACTTCAAAGTTTTTCCATATCCAATTTTACCGGGGTTTTTGAGTTTGTTGATTTTGGAAGTTATATATGGAATACGGTACTTATTTCTGGAGCCAGTGTATTTTTAAATGCGTTGATAGCGAGTATGACAGCTTATCCATTAGCAAAACTTAATTTTAAGGGAAAAGATATACTATTCACAATTATTATTTCGGCGATGATTATTCCCTCGACAGCAGCCATGGTTGTGAATTACCTGACCATCACCAAATTGGGATTAAGCGATTCTTACCTGGGAGTTATACTGCCCACATCTGTTACTATTTTTAATATATTCAATATGCGCCAGGCATTTTTAAATATTCCGGACTCCATAAGAGAGTCGGGGCGAATGGATGGCGCCAGTGAATTGAGAATATTTTTTTCATTGATCATGCCGATGGTAAAGCCTAGTATAGCAGTAGTAGTACTGTTCCAATTTATGGCAAGCTGGAATGATTTCCTCTGGCCTATGATTGTTTTGAACAGTACCAATAAATATCCGCTTTCCGCAGCATTAACCATGTTAAACGGACAGTTTGCATATAATTTTGGTTGGGTGGCTGCGGGAACTGTATTATCTATTTTGCCAACATTATTTATATTTGTACTGACACAGGATATGTTTGTAGATGGAGTCAGTGGTGCCAACAAAGGTTAA
- a CDS encoding AGE family epimerase/isomerase — protein MKLLTFYKKQVEESILPFWLRAFDYEFGGVYTCFNNEGTDLLSTDKYVWSQGRYLWILSKLYEMNQQGKIEVDPDTVKKQAGLTLEFLQKNVLLPDGSCTFLLTREGIKKEVDPGAGFDSSIFADCFVLLGFSRYMKAFGKHQVVFEWIWNLYLNVENRIKSNSYKTHPYPTPEGMKTHSIPMIMLNVTQELKTCLSGFDMRKEAYLENKETEYMDIILNEFCNPEYRIGEMLYLDSARDDSILTRHLNPGHSIEDSWFIIHSALSKDRKDIVDKAYHIAMKALELGWDKDSGGILRYVDYEFGGMPQGKLGDDPLSKLIHETWDYKLWWPHSESLYALLLLGSIYQGSEIEEWYLILHRYIFSMFPNCYKETGEWIQIRKRNGEPEDRVVALPVKDPYHILRNMLLIIDLLSDNDSFAEIIESKLK, from the coding sequence ATGAAATTGTTGACGTTTTACAAAAAGCAAGTCGAAGAAAGCATATTGCCATTTTGGCTTAGAGCCTTTGATTATGAGTTTGGAGGAGTGTATACCTGTTTTAATAATGAGGGAACAGACCTGCTCAGCACAGATAAGTATGTGTGGTCACAAGGCAGATATTTATGGATACTATCAAAATTGTATGAAATGAATCAGCAAGGTAAGATAGAAGTTGACCCTGATACAGTAAAAAAACAGGCGGGATTAACTCTGGAATTTTTGCAGAAAAATGTTTTATTGCCAGATGGCAGCTGCACCTTTTTATTAACACGGGAGGGTATCAAAAAAGAAGTGGATCCGGGCGCGGGGTTCGACAGCAGCATTTTTGCAGACTGCTTTGTGTTACTGGGTTTTTCCCGATATATGAAGGCATTTGGCAAGCATCAGGTGGTATTTGAATGGATTTGGAATCTTTATTTGAATGTAGAAAATAGAATAAAATCAAATTCTTATAAAACCCATCCCTATCCAACTCCGGAGGGTATGAAAACGCATTCGATTCCAATGATCATGCTGAATGTTACCCAGGAATTAAAAACCTGCCTTTCCGGTTTTGATATGAGGAAAGAGGCTTATCTTGAGAACAAAGAAACTGAGTATATGGATATTATCCTCAATGAATTCTGCAATCCGGAATATAGAATAGGTGAAATGCTATACTTAGATTCTGCCAGGGATGATTCTATTTTGACAAGGCATTTAAATCCTGGCCATTCGATAGAAGATTCCTGGTTTATCATTCATTCGGCGCTATCAAAAGACAGGAAAGACATTGTAGACAAGGCATACCACATCGCAATGAAAGCACTTGAACTTGGATGGGATAAAGATAGCGGTGGGATATTACGGTATGTAGATTATGAATTTGGCGGGATGCCTCAAGGGAAATTGGGAGACGATCCACTTTCAAAATTAATTCATGAAACCTGGGATTACAAATTATGGTGGCCCCATTCGGAATCCCTTTATGCTCTCTTGTTATTAGGTTCCATATATCAGGGGTCTGAAATAGAAGAATGGTATTTGATTTTGCATCGATATATTTTTTCTATGTTTCCTAATTGCTATAAGGAAACGGGTGAGTGGATACAGATAAGAAAACGAAACGGAGAACCGGAAGATAGAGTGGTGGCTTTGCCGGTAAAAGACCCTTATCATATTTTAAGAAATATGCTCCTGATTATTGATTTGCTAAGCGATAATGATAGTTTTGCTGAAATAATTGAAAGCAAGCTGAAATGA